A region of Desulfolithobacter dissulfuricans DNA encodes the following proteins:
- a CDS encoding cytoplasmic protein has protein sequence MQKKTIIFAFRGDPMCFVHVLLNGLDLASRGMEGKIIVEGDAVKLIPEMADTKHFLHQLYTRALEADLIVGACRACSTKLGVAEAIEALDVELIGEMSGHPAMSKYMEQGYTIVTF, from the coding sequence ATGCAAAAGAAAACCATAATCTTTGCCTTCCGCGGCGATCCCATGTGCTTTGTCCACGTCCTGCTCAACGGCCTGGATCTGGCGTCCAGAGGAATGGAAGGAAAAATCATCGTCGAGGGCGACGCGGTCAAACTGATCCCGGAGATGGCCGATACGAAACATTTTCTGCACCAGCTCTACACCCGGGCCCTGGAGGCAGACCTGATCGTCGGCGCCTGCCGGGCCTGTTCCACCAAGCTGGGGGTAGCCGAAGCCATCGAGGCCCTCGACGTCGAGCTGATCGGCGAGATGTCCGGCCACCCGGCCATGTCAAAATATATGGAACAGGGCTACACCATTGTTACTTTTTAA
- the rd gene encoding rubredoxin, with the protein MKKYRCVICGYEYDPEAGDPANGVEPGTSFEDIPDDWTCPVCGAGKDDFEEV; encoded by the coding sequence GTGAAGAAATACAGATGCGTTATCTGCGGTTATGAATATGATCCCGAAGCTGGAGATCCGGCAAATGGTGTGGAGCCGGGAACCAGTTTCGAGGATATTCCCGATGACTGGACCTGCCCGGTATGCGGGGCAGGCAAGGACGACTTCGAAGAGGTCTGA
- a CDS encoding desulfoferrodoxin yields the protein MTKKNEVYKCALCGNIVEVLHAGAGELVCCGQPMDLVSENTVDAAQEKHVPVVEKTDNGYKVTVGSVAHPMDEKHWIEWIELVADSIVYRQALVPGDAPEASFCVDATEVSARAYCNLHGLWKG from the coding sequence ATGACGAAGAAAAACGAGGTCTACAAATGCGCCCTTTGTGGTAATATTGTAGAAGTTCTGCATGCGGGTGCCGGTGAGCTGGTCTGCTGCGGCCAGCCCATGGACCTGGTAAGCGAGAACACCGTCGACGCGGCCCAGGAAAAGCATGTGCCGGTGGTTGAAAAAACCGATAACGGCTACAAGGTCACTGTCGGATCCGTGGCCCATCCCATGGATGAAAAACACTGGATCGAGTGGATCGAGCTGGTGGCCGACTCCATTGTGTACCGCCAGGCGCTCGTCCCGGGCGATGCACCGGAAGCCTCTTTCTGCGTGGACGCGACCGAGGTCTCTGCCCGCGCCTACTGTAACCTGCACGGACTGTGGAAAGGCTGA
- a CDS encoding transcriptional repressor, whose translation MKKQLRMTHQREVILDELRKCKTHPTADELYERVKKKLPRISLATVYRNLEVLSGEGLIRKLEISGRQKRYDWELQEHDHIYCIQCHRVENIDLKRDRGFEVLPENAKGYSVEGCRVEFFGLCPKCRQTNKMQKKGETTMGCKTCGTGTLSDKQREVLEALSKCNEPCGSKDIAASTSLEPKQVSCQITALKKKGYVASPARCKYEITEEGKKALA comes from the coding sequence ATGAAAAAACAGCTGCGCATGACCCATCAGCGGGAAGTGATTCTCGATGAGCTGAGAAAATGCAAAACACATCCCACGGCCGATGAGCTGTACGAACGGGTCAAGAAAAAGCTGCCCCGGATCAGCCTGGCAACGGTGTACCGGAACCTGGAGGTTCTCTCCGGTGAAGGACTGATCCGCAAGCTGGAGATCAGCGGCAGACAGAAACGATACGACTGGGAACTCCAGGAGCATGACCATATCTACTGCATCCAGTGCCACCGGGTCGAGAATATCGATCTGAAACGGGACCGGGGCTTTGAGGTCCTGCCCGAAAATGCCAAGGGGTATTCGGTGGAGGGATGCAGGGTTGAATTTTTCGGACTCTGTCCGAAATGCAGACAAACCAACAAGATGCAAAAGAAAGGAGAAACGACTATGGGTTGCAAGACATGTGGAACCGGAACCTTGAGTGACAAACAGCGGGAGGTGCTTGAGGCGCTTTCAAAGTGCAATGAGCCATGCGGCAGCAAGGATATCGCCGCTTCAACCAGCCTGGAACCCAAACAGGTCAGCTGCCAGATCACGGCACTGAAGAAAAAAGGCTATGTGGCAAGTCCTGCTCGCTGCAAATACGAAATCACCGAAGAAGGTAAAAAAGCACTCGCATAA
- the rbr gene encoding rubrerythrin: MGSLKGTRTEKNILTAFAGESQARNRYSFYAKQAKKEGYEQIAAIFDRTAEQERAHAKALFKMLEGGEVEVTAAFPAGVIGTTLENLEAAAAGEEHEFEEMYPEFAKVAEEEGFSEIACVFRAIATSEKQHAKQYRDFIDNLKSGKVFKREDTVVWYCRKCGYIHEGTEPPKKCPACAHPQSYYELLGENW; the protein is encoded by the coding sequence ATGGGATCCCTCAAGGGAACACGTACGGAAAAAAATATTCTCACCGCATTTGCCGGCGAATCACAGGCCCGCAACCGCTACTCCTTCTACGCCAAGCAGGCCAAGAAGGAAGGATATGAGCAGATTGCCGCCATCTTTGATCGCACCGCCGAACAGGAGCGGGCCCACGCCAAGGCCCTTTTCAAGATGCTCGAAGGCGGCGAAGTGGAAGTAACCGCGGCCTTTCCCGCCGGGGTCATCGGCACCACCCTGGAAAACCTGGAAGCCGCGGCAGCCGGTGAGGAGCACGAGTTCGAGGAGATGTATCCGGAATTCGCCAAGGTTGCCGAGGAAGAGGGCTTTTCCGAGATCGCCTGTGTTTTCCGGGCCATTGCCACCTCCGAGAAACAGCATGCCAAACAGTACCGGGACTTTATCGACAACCTCAAGTCTGGCAAGGTATTCAAGCGCGAAGATACCGTTGTCTGGTACTGCCGCAAATGCGGATACATCCACGAGGGTACCGAGCCACCGAAGAAATGCCCGGCCTGTGCCCATCCGCAAAGCTATTATGAGCTGCTGGGTGAAAACTGGTAA
- a CDS encoding FprA family A-type flavoprotein — MQAVEIVKNIYWVGAIDWITRDFHGYSTYRGTTYNAFLIIDEKITLIDTVKAEYRSELMHRIRSIIDPKKIDYMVVNHVEMDHSGSLPEVVREINPEKVICSKMGHKALLQHFHQEDWPYHVVTPGEELSLGERTLSFLETRMLHWPDSMFTYVKEEELLFSSDAFGQHLATSERFDDEVNQDVLMHECAKYYANILTLYSPLVKKLLAKVAEMNPPIKMIAPDHGVIWRGNPGKVLDAYSKWCVHEGQGNALIIYDTMWHSTEKMAKAIAGGLLEEGISYKLLDLQVNHRSDVMTEVLNASAIILGCPTLNNGMLPRMAGFLMYMRGLRPTNKIGAAFGSYGWSGEAVKLMNQAMKEMKFTICHEGLRVQYVPEHDNLRECAELGRHVGRTLKDFMAGKEVESVI; from the coding sequence GTGCAAGCGGTCGAAATTGTAAAAAATATTTACTGGGTTGGAGCCATCGACTGGATTACGCGTGACTTTCATGGCTATTCCACCTATCGGGGGACAACCTATAACGCCTTTTTGATCATCGATGAAAAGATCACCCTCATCGATACGGTCAAGGCAGAATACCGGAGCGAGCTGATGCACCGCATCCGCAGCATCATCGATCCGAAAAAAATTGATTACATGGTGGTGAACCATGTGGAAATGGATCACTCAGGCTCTCTGCCGGAGGTGGTCAGGGAAATCAATCCGGAAAAGGTCATCTGTTCAAAGATGGGACACAAGGCTCTGCTCCAGCATTTCCACCAGGAAGACTGGCCCTACCACGTGGTCACCCCGGGCGAGGAGCTGAGCCTGGGCGAGCGGACCCTCTCCTTCCTGGAAACCAGAATGCTCCACTGGCCCGACTCCATGTTCACCTATGTCAAGGAAGAGGAGCTGCTCTTCTCCAGCGATGCTTTCGGCCAGCATCTGGCCACCAGCGAACGGTTTGACGACGAGGTCAACCAGGATGTGCTCATGCACGAATGCGCCAAGTACTATGCCAACATCCTGACCCTCTACTCGCCGCTGGTCAAGAAGCTCCTGGCCAAGGTGGCCGAGATGAACCCGCCCATCAAGATGATCGCCCCGGATCATGGCGTGATCTGGCGGGGCAACCCGGGCAAGGTACTGGATGCCTATTCCAAGTGGTGTGTGCACGAGGGTCAGGGCAACGCCCTGATCATCTACGATACCATGTGGCATTCCACCGAGAAAATGGCCAAGGCCATTGCCGGCGGCCTGCTGGAAGAGGGTATCAGCTACAAACTGCTCGACCTCCAGGTCAATCACCGCAGTGACGTGATGACCGAGGTCCTTAACGCCAGTGCCATCATCCTGGGTTGCCCGACCCTGAACAACGGCATGCTGCCGCGGATGGCCGGTTTTCTCATGTACATGCGCGGCCTGCGCCCCACCAACAAGATCGGGGCCGCCTTTGGTTCCTATGGCTGGTCAGGGGAAGCGGTCAAGCTGATGAACCAGGCCATGAAGGAGATGAAGTTCACCATCTGTCACGAAGGACTCAGGGTGCAATATGTGCCCGAGCACGACAACCTCAGGGAATGCGCCGAACTCGGTCGCCACGTGGGCCGGACCCTCAAGGATTTCATGGCCGGCAAGGAAGTGGAATCGGTTATCTGA
- a CDS encoding peroxiredoxin → MSTLVTKQAPDFTAVAVMGDNSFKEDFTLSDYRGKYVILFFYPLDFTFVCPSEIIAFDKELDKFKALNCEVIGVSIDSQFSHWAWKNTPVEQGGIGQIQYPLVADLDKSISRRYGVLLDAGVALRGTFLIDREGVVRHCVINDLPLGRSVEEALRMVKALQFHEEHGDVCPANWKEGEEAMKPTAEGVAEYLAKHSK, encoded by the coding sequence ATGAGCACACTTGTTACCAAACAGGCCCCTGATTTTACCGCTGTCGCCGTTATGGGTGACAACTCTTTCAAGGAAGACTTTACCCTTTCCGACTACCGCGGCAAGTACGTCATCCTCTTCTTCTACCCCCTGGACTTCACCTTTGTCTGCCCGTCCGAGATCATCGCCTTTGACAAGGAACTGGACAAGTTCAAGGCCCTGAACTGCGAAGTGATCGGCGTCTCCATCGACTCCCAGTTCAGCCACTGGGCATGGAAAAACACCCCGGTCGAGCAGGGTGGTATCGGTCAGATCCAGTATCCGCTGGTGGCTGATCTCGACAAGTCCATCTCCCGCCGCTACGGCGTGCTGCTCGATGCCGGTGTAGCCCTGCGCGGTACCTTCCTGATCGACCGGGAAGGCGTTGTCCGCCACTGTGTCATCAACGACCTGCCGCTGGGCCGTAGCGTGGAGGAGGCCCTGCGGATGGTCAAGGCCCTGCAGTTCCATGAGGAGCACGGTGATGTCTGTCCGGCCAACTGGAAGGAGGGCGAAGAGGCCATGAAGCCCACCGCCGAGGGCGTGGCCGAATACCTGGCCAAGCATTCCAAATAG